The Aedes albopictus strain Foshan chromosome 2, AalbF5, whole genome shotgun sequence region gctgattgaagtaatcgtttccactggtcttagtcctggataaatcgcttccagtcgccctgagattttgcagccccttagggccgcaaaatgcagttgaggaagacctaaaaggccaacgtgctcgccctaccacgaagccaacggcttcttcctggttctctgctaatatggtataagtttgtcatttctctggcatacgagctacgtccCCAGCCccccgcagcctgccgtgttttatttgcttcattatacatcagttaatcgattttgtcagcctgtttcggggacacattttttgttctccttaaatatctaagtagattttcaagcagtagtttagtgatgaacatgactgagttagttaaagtttgaccgtaagttaatgagagcaaaaagtttgtggggctgacaaaattgggttcatactgtatcgatttatttacatatgtacttggtacaattcgtagttcatgcaacgccgccatatgccgtgatcctagttagcggcgagtattgttcgcagttaaattactctaaaatgggtGGTTGTTaaatctcctaagtatagaatccaagcacctcatgtatgaacagatatattttttgtatggatggttgtggtagatctatatcgcttcctctgaataacgacgtaaactcctcaaaccccctttcagctacttactaagtgcttgaagcaaactcattgaaacccgaaacgtgagtttttgtggcacctgattgattaaccctctaatacccaatcccgcctttagacggggtatagttttagcatttttgtaatttttgtttcgtgggaaatcatttttttatatttttggctgatatttaggactgttttgtatatcccagaatggtttttggtgtattttaaagcgtatttacatttttttaaaaacgcagagcctggggattaatgttaattccggtattttgcacacattaaacgaaataagaaaactggtcggcgttaagtccaattggactaggcgatttttttggacaggtaaagataagccaaggaatcatataatatttcaagaaataatgcacatgctttgatatcccaatttcttgcaggacattttcccataatcattgaaaaacagttggtccaGTCTGATTTAAAtccgaccaactgtgaatcttactacgatgcccacgccttatggtacgctcgaccgcactatcagatagttcacattttcagaatgtgacgtgttagcttttttttctgaaatcacgGTTAGTACAACTTCTTTCGAGTCGGGTCTGCCGCTTATCAACAAAaaatgtatttaacgcacgaatacggacattcagccggagacccgggttcgattcccgttccggtcgggaattttttttcgactccctgggcatggtgtatcattgcacttgcttcacaatatacaaatgcatgcaatggcaggcaaaggaagcccttcaaatgataactgtggaagtgcttaaagaacactaagttgaagcgaggcaggccaagtctcagtggggacgtagagccatatagaagaagaagacggacattccggaaaaaatctaacacgtgctcagaaaacgggtaccgtaatagctaacataacggtcatagcaatctggttgttacgtcaacttatccgtgtaatcattcatcaaaacgactgaatggtcgcataaactgacgtacacgttttaaatatggaaaaattacatgaaacatcttaaaatcattgcggctcactttttgtagctgtaatccacgaaactgacagattatttcattcaaatagtcggtgcatatgtaaatccggaaaaaatctataaaatcgtgttttcccatcagagcagacgttggtggttacatcgactatgcgaatatgggcagaataGCTAATAgagttagtcacgtaaaataatgtaaaattacatgacttttatatgtaaaatcgtaaaaataatgtgtttttttcgtgatttttcaacgaaaattgtttaataactttgaaatacgcaatttaaacaacgtagtgtcttcggcaaagttgtagagtattgttctaactatatcctaacggtattttcggtactcTTTCGGTGCAATTTTGAAGATTTCAGagtaaattcctgagaaaatggttaaaaaaaacacataattagttgatacacctttaaatcttcatcaatttgacttattttttgaattgaagacttgtttttgcatgtggattgatagtttgatgtgtcacggagaatcggagaaaaacaagttttaaagtgaacaggtctaatatttAGTAACACGATATCCTCAAATGTCACATCGTGTACATTAAACACGTGGTAAGTGATCtagacgttcatggatcgattccagtctgcataattttaagtttttttttgcttccttcatgagtttgtgttcttaaggtgaatatataacgaagccacacctcgatttttcaaaagcacaaatctgaagaaccgaatgttggtttgcgctgaaaagttgatcgattggttacctgctggtggtgaccaatcgatcaacttttcagtgcaaaatgacattcggttcttcagatttgtgctcttgaaaattcgaggtgtggcttcgtcatatcttcaccttaaattgGTCATAACAAGCACAATCATTTGTCAAAAggcattcttatggcatccataccaTAAGTTATGGCATAAATTCATAAGGTatttattttgataaatttcgttgagatcccagtacacagggtcaaatattcttgtttgactcgatcaaattttcattactgTAATGCTGatattgtttcttgagttctttccttggcAAATATTTGACTTCAGGCCTTAGTGCTCCATGTTTTCAGTATACTGAAAGATTTATGGATTACAGTAGAGGTTCAATAACTTTTTACAGTTCACTTTGCGAAAGAATGATGTGATAATCCTACGGTATAAATCAATCGCATCAAAAATAATATCTATCCTTAATAAGTAATTTATTCAAGCAACAAGTTGGTGAACAGAGAAATGATAGCGATTAGAGTAAAACTAAAATCTGCGTTAGTGCTTACCGGAGTTAAGAATCGGTCTGGAGATATGATCTAGCTTCTACGCGATTACGGATTACGCTGATAAATAATGTTTCAATAATGAATAGTTCTTGGGGTTCTGCGCTCTAATCTTTGACTTGTTTCCCTATTGGCGCCTATTGAATCATTCCAAAACGCTAGACTGGTGAGGGAAACGAATTACttgcaatttctagaaaaataccgAAATTGTACAACCGGTGAAAAATCTACGCCCTCCATTCTCAGAACTCAGAAAGGGCACTCAATTGGGATCTCATTTTCAAGTGTCGAGCGTTAAAGACGATCTCAAGAAGATACAAACGACAGTAGGTAGAGCTAGATTTGGTCTTACAGATTTCCCACCAGCACGTTCCGAGTTCCGGAGGCGCCCGCTTTGTCGTCGGCCGTTTCCTTTTCGCTGCTGGCCGCCTGCGCCGTATCCTGGCCTCGAATTTTGATATTGTGCTCGTCCTTGAACTGGTTGATCTCCAGACCCTTTTTCGTGATCTGTTCCTTGCCGTTTTCGATCAGCTTCTCCAGCTGTTCCTTGTTCTGCACCAGCTGAGGCAGGACGATTTCCACGGTTTGATCGCAGAGGACACCTCCGATCAGCCGGAAGCACTTTCGGCCGGGTTCCACGGTTTTTAGCGTGTCGATCACAGTTCTGGCGGAAATGTGAAGAGAGGAAAGGTTCGATAATTGTTGTTAAAATGTATGTTTAGTTCTACTTATAGTTGTTtgtaaatcaataaaatattggACGGAAcaaatctggtgtgatggttaaagtgtgagttcttccttcggaagagagcCGTAGTTGCTAcatcagtatcgccagatcacaAGGAACCTATGATATAACTGATTGGGACTAACATCTTCAGTtttatacattttatatttttacgCGACAATGGCTGTCGTCAAGGTGAGGAAAACGAGGGAAGTGATTGTGGTAGCTATTACAGGCAGCGGAATAAATACAAATCAGTTATCAGGAATGTATTAAATGTTTATGATGTAACAACGAAGTCAATTGTGTTTTATGTTAATGTATGGGAAAATCTCATTAAGTTTGCGTTTACTTCCTGTCAGTTCAACGCTGCATTGCTGTTGCTTTTAGATTTATAAGCTGGTGGattccccaaaggaactcctggtggacccccaaaggaactcctggtggattccccaaaggaacttctggtggattccccaaaggaactcctggtggattccccaaaggtactcctggtggattcccggaggaactcctgataaattactggagaaactcctggtggatttccggaggaacttctggtggattgacggaggaactcctggtggattccccaaaggtactcctggtggattcccggaggaactgctggtggattcctggaggaactcctggtggattcctggaggaactcctggtggattcctggaggaactcctggtggatttctggaggaactctagatggattcccaggggaactcctggtggattcccggaggaactcctgatggattcctggaggaactcctctgcccatattcgcatagtcgatgtaaccaccaacgtctgctctgatgggaaaacacgattttatagattttttccggatttacatatgcaccgactatttgaatgaaataatctgtcagtttcgtggattacagctacaaaaagtgagccgcaatgattttaagatgtttcatgtaatttttccatatttaaaacgtgtacgtcagtttatgcgaccattcagtcgttttgatgaatgattacacggataagttgacgtaacaaccagattgctatgaccgttatgttagctattacggtacccgttttctgagcacgtgttagattttttccggaatgtccgtcttcttcttctatatggctctacgtccccactgagacttggcctgcctcgcttcaacttagtgttctttaagcacttccacagttatcatttgaagggcttcctttgcctgccattgcatgcatttgtatattgtgaagcaagtgcaatgatacaccatgcccagggagtcgaaaaaaaattcccgaccggaacgggaatcgaacccgggtctccggctgaatgtccgtattcgtgcgttaaatacatttTTTGTTGATAAGCGGCAGACCCGACTCGAAAGAAGTTGTACTAACcgtgatttcagaaaaaaaaaagctaacacgtcacattctgaaaatgtgaactatctgatagtgcggtcgagcgtaccataaggcgtgggcatcgtagtaagattcacagttggtcggaTTTAAATCAGACtggaccaactgtttttcaatgattatgggaaaatgtcctgcaagaaattgggatatcaaagcatgtgcattatttcttgaaatattatatgattccttggctt contains the following coding sequences:
- the LOC109420800 gene encoding probable prefoldin subunit 2, yielding MAATTQQITTSSSTSGGKPKDKKSQEEIYAEFQQLRNQQRNLINNLNTLEMDLKEHKTVIDTLKTVEPGRKCFRLIGGVLCDQTVEIVLPQLVQNKEQLEKLIENGKEQITKKGLEINQFKDEHNIKIRGQDTAQAASSEKETADDKAGASGTRNVLVGNL